A single window of Mustela erminea isolate mMusErm1 chromosome 4, mMusErm1.Pri, whole genome shotgun sequence DNA harbors:
- the ASF1A gene encoding histone chaperone ASF1A produces the protein MAKVQVNNVVVLDNPSPFYNPFQFEITFECIEDLSEDLEWKIIYVGSAESEEYDQVLDSVLVGPVPAGRHMFVFQADAPNPGLIPDADAVGVTVVLITCTYRGQEFIRVGYYVNNEYTETELRENPPVKPDFSKLQRNILASNPRVTRFHINWEDNTEKLEDAESSNPNLQSLLSTDALPSASKGWSTSENSLNVMLESHMDCM, from the exons ATGGCAAAGGTTCAGGTGAACAATGTAGTGGTGCTGGATAACCCGTCTCCTTTCTACAACCCGTTCCAGTTCGAGATCACCTTCGAGTGCATCGAGGACCTGTCTGAAG ACTTGGAATGGAAAATTATCTATGTGGGCTCTGCAGAAAGTGAAGAATACGACCAAGTTTTAGACTCTGTTTTAGTGGGCCCTGTTCCCGCAGGAAGGCATATGTTTGTATTTCAG gCTGATGCACCTAATCCAGGACTCATTCCAGATGCAGATGCAGTAGGTGTAACAGTTGTGCTAATTACATGCACCTATCGAGGTCAAGAATTTATTAGAGTTGGCtattatgtaaataatgaatataCTGAGACAGAACTAAGGGAAAATCCACCAGTAAAACCAGACTTTTCTAAG CTTCAAAGGAACATTTTGGCATCTAATCCCAGAGTTACAAGATTCCACATTAATTGGGAAGATAACACAGAAAAACTGGAAGATGCAGAGAGCAGTAATCCAAATCTACAATCACTTCTTTCAACAGATGCATTACCTTCAGCATCAAAGGGATGGTCCACATCAGAAAACTCACTAAATGTCATGTTAGAATCCCATATGGACTGCATGTGA
- the LOC116588520 gene encoding metallothionein-1E-like encodes MDPNSSCSTGGSCTCAGSCKCKECKCVSCKKSCCSCCPAGCAKCAQGCICKEA; translated from the coding sequence ATGGACCCCAACAGCTCTTGCTCCACCGGTGGTTCCTGCACATGCGCCGGCTCCTGCAAATGCAAGGAGTGCAAATGCGTTTCTTGCAAGAagagctgctgctcctgctgccctGCGGGCTGTGCCAAGTGTGCCCAGGGCTGCATCTGCAAGGAGGCGTAG